GGGTCTGGGCAAGCCGGGCGATCGACAAGATGCAGAGAATTTGTAGATGGATCAACGTAATGCTCGTGAGTCGACCGCATGAACGAAACTGCTGACTGCAATAGAATTAACTCGTTTCACCCAGAACCGACCGTTCATCAGTTATGGATTCGTTTCGTCAATGATATCATTATCCTAAAAGCACGCAAATCCTAAGTAGTTATTGAGAGTGACCGACTCGGCCGAGATGAAATGTCAGAGACACAATCGACACCCGACGAAGAGGTGCGTACTGTACATGACTTAACCGCATTCCAGCAGACTATCCTCACTGTCCTCAGCGAGAACCCACAGTACGGCCTCGCGATCAAAAGCGAACTCGAGGACTACTACGAAAGCGAGGTCAATCACGGTCGGCTCTACCCCAACCTTAACGAGTTGGTTGAACGCAATCTGATTGCAAAAAGTGAACTCGACAAGCGCACTAACCAGTACGAACTCATTGATGAGGGCTATGACCTCCTACTCGGCGAACTCAACTGGAAGTTATCAAAGATCATGACTATCGAGGAGCGCGCAGACGATATCACTCAGCTGTTCGATAACGCCGCGTAAACAGTTGGCTGCTGTATAGTCAACTCTATTGTAGACGTTTGCGGAGCTCGACTGGATTCCCAGCTCCTGGACTCGATCATACGTACCATATGGTTGGTCTAGCTGTTGGCTTGACAATCGAGAAATGGATATTTCTTAGACGATAATAGAAATATAGGATTCAATTGTATATTTGAAATATTTGCCTTATTAAGTCCATTATTTACTGTATTTTTATAGATGTATGTAGATGTTCATAATATAATAGCAACTGATGACATGATCCAATCGACGGCGAATCACCAATGACGCTCGCGGGTTGTTTGATCGGAATGATCTCTTTGAGGAGGTCGCCTACAAGAACTTCATTGAGCAGACTGAGAAGACCGACGACATTAGAAAGGCTGAATCGGCTCCCCGTCCTGATTTCGACTAATCCAGTTTCCGCTTTGGGGCCGGTCTACTCCTATCTCTGTCTACGTAGGCACAGACACTGAAGCATCTACCAACAGATTACGACAGTTTCGTTCTTAGATATGGCAACGGTGATTCAGTTTAATTCTGTAAATGTCTTCCATTGAGATAGAAGACGAATCGAGACATACTCATACCTACCCAACGGCTGTTTCAGTGGAAGAAATGTCGGACCAATAGTATTTTATCAGAGGCAGATTTCTTAGGTTTTAATCTACGTCTAGTCTATTCATATTATCTGTAGTCCCCTACTGACTATTATACTGACATTTATA
The Halalkalicoccus tibetensis genome window above contains:
- a CDS encoding helix-turn-helix transcriptional regulator, translating into MSETQSTPDEEVRTVHDLTAFQQTILTVLSENPQYGLAIKSELEDYYESEVNHGRLYPNLNELVERNLIAKSELDKRTNQYELIDEGYDLLLGELNWKLSKIMTIEERADDITQLFDNAA